A part of Sulfurifustis variabilis genomic DNA contains:
- the dapB gene encoding 4-hydroxy-tetrahydrodipicolinate reductase: MVRLAIAGAAGRMGRALVEAATRADDMSVTAALERSESPALGRDAGELAGAVRLGVLVSDRLDPAAFDVLIDFTRPEPTLGHLDVCVRHARRIVIGTTGFDEAGRARIAEAGRTIPVVFAPNMSVGVNLCFKLLEIAARTLGEGTDVEIVEAHHRHKVDAPSGTALRMGEVIAQARGRSLQELMLPPARAGARPDGAIGFAVVRAGEIVGEHTALFVGRGERVEITHRAESRATFAEGAVRAARWIATRDPGLYDMQDVLGLR; encoded by the coding sequence ATGGTCCGGTTGGCGATTGCGGGTGCGGCGGGTCGCATGGGCCGGGCACTCGTGGAGGCGGCAACCCGCGCCGACGACATGTCGGTGACTGCGGCCCTGGAGCGTTCGGAATCGCCGGCGCTCGGTCGCGACGCCGGCGAGCTGGCCGGCGCGGTCCGGCTCGGTGTCCTCGTGAGCGATCGGCTCGATCCGGCCGCGTTCGACGTCCTCATCGACTTCACCCGCCCCGAGCCGACGCTCGGACACCTGGACGTTTGCGTACGCCACGCGCGTCGCATCGTGATCGGTACCACCGGATTCGACGAGGCCGGGCGCGCGCGTATCGCGGAGGCGGGCAGAACCATTCCCGTCGTGTTCGCCCCCAACATGAGCGTCGGGGTCAACCTCTGCTTCAAGCTGCTCGAGATCGCCGCTCGGACGCTCGGCGAGGGGACGGACGTCGAGATTGTCGAGGCCCACCATCGCCACAAGGTGGATGCTCCCTCCGGGACCGCGTTGCGCATGGGCGAGGTCATCGCGCAGGCACGCGGTCGTTCGCTCCAGGAACTCATGCTTCCTCCGGCGCGTGCGGGCGCGCGACCGGATGGCGCGATCGGGTTCGCCGTGGTGCGGGCCGGCGAGATCGTCGGGGAGCACACGGCGCTCTTCGTCGGGCGCGGCGAGCGGGTCGAGATCACGCATCGCGCGGAGTCGCGCGCCACCTTCGCCGAGGGCGCCGTCCGCGCGGCGCGCTGGATCGCCACCCGCGATCCGGGACTCTACGACATGCAGGACGTGCTCGGACTGCGCTGA
- a CDS encoding MgtC/SapB family protein, which yields MTGKEAEILLHLLAALLAGGLIGLERTYHGRPAGFRTHTLVCMASAVLMLLTVYQVELLPQLPLESVRVDPTRMGQGIMTGIGFLGAGVIMKEGLTIRGLTTAASIWMTASIGILIGVGFYFPALVATVLTLITLSLFRWVEAAAPALSFARLRLRFSRDDYMTEDALATIIGRHGITTSGFSYRLADDGRYFEYEMTIRARTPKAFQQLAETLAAMNQVLEFSIVPTGEK from the coding sequence ATGACGGGCAAGGAAGCCGAGATATTGCTGCATCTGCTCGCCGCGCTGCTTGCCGGCGGCCTGATCGGGCTCGAGCGCACCTACCACGGCAGGCCCGCCGGATTTCGCACGCACACCCTGGTCTGCATGGCTTCGGCCGTGCTCATGCTCTTGACGGTCTACCAGGTGGAGCTGTTGCCGCAGCTGCCGCTCGAGTCGGTACGCGTCGACCCTACGCGCATGGGCCAGGGAATCATGACCGGCATCGGATTTCTCGGCGCCGGCGTCATCATGAAGGAAGGCCTCACGATACGCGGTCTGACGACCGCGGCCTCGATCTGGATGACCGCCTCCATCGGCATCCTGATCGGCGTGGGGTTCTACTTCCCGGCCCTCGTCGCGACCGTCCTCACGCTGATCACCCTGTCCCTCTTTCGCTGGGTCGAGGCCGCGGCGCCGGCGCTGTCGTTCGCGCGCCTGCGCCTGCGCTTTTCGCGGGACGACTACATGACGGAGGACGCCCTGGCAACGATCATCGGGCGGCACGGGATCACGACGAGCGGCTTCAGCTACCGGCTCGCCGACGACGGACGCTATTTCGAGTACGAGATGACCATCCGCGCGCGCACCCCGAAGGCGTTCCAGCAACTGGCGGAAACCCTCGCGGCGATGAACCAGGTGCTCGAGTTCTCCATCGTGCCGACGGGAGAGAAGTGA
- the dnaJ gene encoding molecular chaperone DnaJ, giving the protein MAKQDYYETLGVARNASEAEITKAFRRLAMKYHPDRNPGDKTTEARFKEAKEAYEILCDPQKRAAYDQFGHAGVDPAAAAGAGGFYGAAGASHFADIFGDVFGDIFGQGRRAHQAYRGADTRYSLDLSLEDAVRGTEVKIRVPTLVRCDTCDGSGARAGTSPTACRTCAGHGQVRMQQGFFSIQQTCPSCRGAGRIIADPCPACRGEGRVQQQKTLSVRVPAGVDDGDLIRLTGEGEPGENGGPAGDLFVQVRLKPHPIFKREHDDLYCEMPISFAAAVLGGELEAPTLDGRATIKVPPGTQSEKTFRLRGKGVRGVRTGRVGDLYVRVSIETPVNLTAEQRALLERFDESLKAGGAAHSPRATSWVDKIKNFFTA; this is encoded by the coding sequence ATGGCGAAGCAAGACTATTACGAGACCCTCGGCGTGGCGCGCAACGCGTCGGAGGCGGAGATCACCAAGGCCTTCCGGCGGCTCGCGATGAAGTACCACCCGGACCGCAATCCGGGCGACAAGACCACGGAGGCGCGCTTCAAGGAGGCCAAAGAGGCCTACGAGATTCTCTGCGATCCCCAGAAGCGCGCCGCCTACGACCAGTTCGGCCACGCCGGCGTCGACCCGGCGGCGGCCGCCGGCGCGGGCGGTTTCTACGGCGCCGCGGGCGCCTCGCACTTCGCCGACATCTTCGGCGACGTGTTCGGCGACATCTTCGGGCAGGGGCGCCGCGCCCACCAGGCCTACCGCGGCGCCGACACGCGCTACTCGCTCGACCTCTCCCTCGAGGACGCCGTCCGCGGCACGGAAGTGAAGATCCGCGTCCCGACGCTCGTGCGCTGCGACACGTGTGACGGCTCCGGGGCGCGCGCGGGCACCTCGCCGACGGCGTGCCGTACCTGCGCCGGGCACGGGCAGGTGCGCATGCAGCAGGGTTTCTTCTCCATCCAGCAGACATGCCCGAGCTGTCGCGGGGCGGGGCGCATCATCGCCGATCCGTGTCCCGCCTGCCGCGGCGAAGGGCGCGTGCAGCAGCAGAAGACGCTGTCGGTGCGCGTGCCGGCCGGCGTGGACGACGGCGACCTCATCCGCCTCACGGGCGAAGGCGAGCCCGGCGAGAACGGAGGTCCCGCGGGCGATCTCTTCGTGCAGGTCCGCCTCAAGCCGCACCCGATCTTCAAGCGCGAGCACGACGATCTCTACTGCGAGATGCCGATCAGCTTCGCCGCCGCGGTGCTCGGGGGCGAGCTGGAGGCGCCCACCCTGGACGGCCGGGCGACGATCAAGGTGCCGCCCGGCACGCAGAGCGAGAAGACCTTCCGGCTGCGCGGCAAAGGCGTGCGCGGCGTGCGCACCGGCCGCGTGGGCGACCTCTACGTGCGGGTGAGCATCGAGACCCCGGTGAATCTGACCGCCGAGCAGCGCGCGCTGCTCGAGCGGTTCGACGAGTCGTTGAAGGCCGGTGGCGCCGCGCACAGCCCGCGCGCGACGTCCTGGGTGGACAAGATCAAGAATTTCTTCACCGCGTGA
- the dnaK gene encoding molecular chaperone DnaK, producing the protein MASKIIGIDLGTTNSCVAIMEGSKVRVIENSEGDRTTPSVVAFTEDGEVIVGQAAKRQAITNPANTLYAIKRLIGRKYEDEVVQRDVKMVPYKIVRAPNGDAWVEARGKKMAPPEVSARVLQKMKKTAEDYLGHEVKEAVITVPAYFNDSQRQATKDAGRIAGLEVKRIINEPTAAALAFGMDKKPGDSKIAVYDLGGGTFDISIIEIAEVDGEHQFEVLSTNGDTFLGGEDFDKRIIDYLVDEFKKDHGVDLHKDPLALQRLKDAAEKAKIELSSTQQTEINLPYITADASGPKHLNIKLTRAKLESLVEDLIVKTIEPCKTALKDAGLKAADINDVILVGGQTRMPKVQEVVKDFFGREPRKDVNPDEAVAIGAAIQGAVLSGDVKDVLLLDVTPLSLGIETLGGVMTKIIQKNTTIPTRASQVFSTAEDNQGAVTVHVLQGEREMASGNKSLGRFDLTGIPPAPRGVPQIEVTFDIDANGILHVSAKDKATGKENKIEIKAGSGLTEAEIQRMVKDAEAHAEEDRKARELAEARNQADAMIHNVRKSMKELGDKLGAEDKDRIEAAIKELEETARGDDRDAIQKKTDALMEASHKLAEQMYKATQEAGAAGGAGAESGAGAGADKDNVVDAEFEEVKENKAKK; encoded by the coding sequence ATGGCCAGCAAAATAATCGGCATTGACCTGGGCACCACCAACTCCTGTGTTGCCATCATGGAAGGCAGCAAGGTGCGGGTGATCGAGAACAGCGAGGGCGACCGCACCACCCCGTCCGTCGTGGCATTCACGGAGGACGGCGAGGTCATCGTCGGCCAGGCCGCGAAGCGCCAGGCCATCACCAACCCGGCCAACACCCTCTACGCCATCAAGCGCCTGATCGGGCGCAAGTACGAGGACGAGGTCGTCCAGCGGGACGTCAAGATGGTGCCGTACAAGATCGTGCGGGCCCCGAACGGCGACGCGTGGGTGGAGGCGCGCGGCAAGAAGATGGCGCCGCCGGAGGTCTCCGCGCGCGTGCTGCAAAAGATGAAGAAGACCGCCGAGGACTATCTCGGGCACGAGGTGAAGGAGGCGGTGATCACCGTACCGGCCTACTTCAACGACTCCCAGCGCCAGGCGACCAAGGACGCCGGGCGCATCGCGGGCCTTGAGGTCAAGCGCATCATCAACGAGCCGACGGCCGCGGCGCTCGCCTTCGGCATGGACAAGAAGCCGGGCGACTCCAAGATCGCGGTGTACGACCTCGGCGGCGGCACGTTCGACATATCGATCATCGAGATCGCCGAGGTCGACGGCGAGCACCAGTTCGAGGTGCTGTCGACGAACGGGGACACCTTCCTCGGCGGCGAGGATTTCGACAAGCGCATCATCGATTACCTCGTGGACGAGTTCAAAAAGGACCACGGCGTGGACCTGCACAAGGACCCGCTCGCGCTGCAGCGCCTGAAGGACGCCGCCGAAAAGGCGAAGATCGAGCTGTCCTCCACGCAGCAGACCGAGATCAACCTGCCGTACATCACGGCGGACGCCTCGGGTCCGAAGCACCTCAACATCAAGCTCACGCGCGCGAAGCTCGAGTCGCTCGTCGAGGACCTCATCGTCAAGACCATCGAGCCGTGCAAGACCGCGCTCAAGGACGCGGGGCTCAAGGCGGCCGACATCAACGACGTGATCCTGGTCGGCGGACAGACGCGCATGCCGAAGGTGCAGGAGGTCGTCAAGGACTTCTTCGGGCGCGAGCCGCGCAAGGACGTGAACCCGGACGAGGCGGTGGCGATCGGTGCGGCGATCCAGGGCGCGGTGCTGTCGGGCGACGTCAAGGACGTGCTGCTCCTCGACGTCACGCCGCTTTCGCTCGGCATCGAGACGCTGGGCGGCGTGATGACCAAGATCATCCAGAAAAACACGACCATCCCGACCCGCGCCTCGCAGGTCTTCTCGACCGCGGAGGACAACCAGGGGGCGGTCACGGTGCACGTGCTCCAGGGCGAGCGCGAAATGGCGAGCGGCAACAAGTCGCTCGGGCGCTTCGACCTGACCGGCATTCCCCCGGCGCCGCGCGGCGTCCCGCAGATCGAGGTCACGTTCGACATCGACGCGAACGGCATCCTGCACGTCTCCGCGAAGGACAAGGCGACCGGCAAGGAGAACAAGATCGAGATCAAGGCGGGCTCGGGCCTGACGGAGGCCGAGATCCAGCGCATGGTCAAGGACGCCGAGGCGCACGCCGAAGAGGACCGCAAGGCGCGCGAGCTCGCCGAGGCGCGCAACCAGGCGGACGCGATGATCCACAACGTCCGCAAGTCGATGAAGGAGCTGGGCGACAAGCTCGGCGCGGAAGACAAGGATCGCATCGAGGCCGCTATCAAGGAGCTCGAGGAGACCGCACGCGGCGACGACAGGGACGCGATCCAGAAGAAGACCGACGCGCTCATGGAGGCCTCCCACAAGCTCGCCGAGCAGATGTACAAGGCGACGCAGGAGGCGGGCGCCGCCGGCGGTGCGGGCGCGGAGTCCGGCGCCGGCGCGGGGGCCGACAAGGACAACGTGGTCGACGCCGAGTTCGAGGAGGTCAAGGAGAACAAGGCCAAGAAGTAA
- the grpE gene encoding nucleotide exchange factor GrpE, whose translation MAEDQERTLHAKDDGPRADTKTERPSPPGDEADAGESGAGDLKSQLAAARAEATEAQDRFLRARAEIENVRRRAEIDVQNAHKYGLERFATELLGVRDSLELARSVDIQAENQTALQKMHEGLDLTLRLMDDVFRKFSLAVIDPRGEKFDPSKHHAISVVESGEVPANHVVNVMQKGYLLHDRVLRPALVVVARAPEGGQAPGNA comes from the coding sequence ATGGCCGAAGACCAGGAGCGCACGTTGCACGCGAAGGACGACGGTCCTCGAGCGGATACGAAGACCGAGCGGCCGTCCCCGCCCGGCGACGAAGCGGATGCGGGCGAGTCGGGCGCGGGCGACCTGAAGTCGCAGCTCGCGGCCGCCCGGGCGGAGGCGACCGAGGCGCAAGACCGGTTCCTGCGCGCCCGCGCGGAGATCGAAAATGTACGCCGGCGGGCCGAGATCGACGTCCAGAACGCGCACAAGTACGGCCTCGAGCGCTTCGCGACCGAGCTCCTCGGGGTGCGGGACAGCCTGGAGCTCGCCCGGTCGGTCGACATCCAGGCCGAGAACCAGACCGCCCTGCAGAAAATGCACGAGGGCCTGGACCTGACCCTGCGCCTCATGGACGACGTCTTTCGCAAGTTTTCGCTCGCCGTCATCGACCCCAGGGGCGAGAAGTTCGACCCCTCGAAGCACCACGCCATCAGCGTGGTCGAGAGCGGCGAGGTTCCGGCCAACCACGTCGTGAACGTCATGCAGAAAGGCTACCTGCTTCACGACCGCGTCCTGAGGCCGGCCCTGGTCGTGGTGGCCCGGGCGCCGGAAGGCGGGCAGGCGCCCGGAAACGCTTGA
- the hrcA gene encoding heat-inducible transcriptional repressor HrcA gives MLNPRAELLLKTLIERYIADGQPVGSRTLARQAGLDISPATVRNVMVDLEEMGLVRSPHTSAGRVPTQLGYRFFVDTLLKVRPLDVREVRLLEGELASAHDPHELIETASHLLSEISRLTGVVMVPRRDEQAAFRHIDFLALSGRRILVILVTQDGHVDNRIITTDRDYSPAELTQAANYFNESYAGMLLANVKRALVSEMQQASDDMQRIIRLAVEMARQAFASEPKEGDELLLSGESNLMDVPDLGDVKKLRRLFDAFNTKRDLLHLLDRSMRVNGIKIFIGAESGYEVLEDCSVVTAPYSVDKQVVGTLGVIGPTRMPYEHIIPIVDLTARLLSSALTLQTGAGQPPRLESSRS, from the coding sequence ATGCTCAACCCGCGCGCCGAGCTCCTCCTCAAGACCCTGATCGAGCGATATATCGCCGACGGCCAGCCCGTGGGGTCGCGCACGCTGGCCCGGCAGGCCGGCCTCGATATCAGCCCGGCGACGGTACGAAACGTCATGGTCGATCTCGAGGAGATGGGGCTCGTGCGGTCGCCGCACACGTCGGCGGGGCGCGTGCCGACCCAGCTGGGCTACCGGTTCTTCGTCGACACCCTTCTTAAGGTGCGGCCGCTCGACGTGCGCGAGGTGCGCCTGCTCGAAGGAGAGCTCGCCTCGGCGCACGATCCCCACGAACTGATCGAGACCGCCTCGCACCTGTTGTCGGAGATCAGCCGGCTGACCGGCGTCGTGATGGTCCCCCGGCGCGACGAGCAGGCGGCGTTTCGGCACATCGACTTCCTCGCCCTTTCCGGGCGGCGCATCCTGGTCATTCTCGTGACCCAGGACGGCCACGTGGACAACCGCATCATCACCACCGACCGGGATTATTCCCCGGCGGAGCTGACACAGGCGGCCAACTATTTCAACGAAAGCTACGCGGGCATGCTCCTCGCGAACGTCAAGCGGGCGCTGGTCTCCGAGATGCAGCAGGCGAGCGACGACATGCAGCGGATCATTCGCCTTGCCGTCGAGATGGCGCGCCAGGCATTCGCGTCCGAGCCGAAGGAGGGCGATGAGCTGCTGCTGAGCGGGGAGTCGAATCTCATGGACGTGCCCGATCTCGGTGACGTCAAGAAGCTGCGCCGGCTGTTCGACGCCTTCAATACCAAGCGCGACCTCCTGCATCTGCTCGATCGGAGCATGCGCGTGAACGGTATCAAGATCTTCATCGGGGCCGAGTCCGGTTACGAAGTGCTCGAGGACTGCAGCGTGGTCACGGCCCCCTACAGCGTGGACAAGCAGGTCGTCGGTACGCTCGGGGTGATCGGCCCGACCCGCATGCCGTACGAGCACATCATCCCGATCGTGGATCTCACGGCCCGGCTCCTGAGTTCGGCCCTTACGCTTCAGACGGGCGCCGGGCAGCCGCCGCGCCTTGAAAGCTCCCGTTCCTAA
- a CDS encoding NAD(+) kinase — MKKPITKVGLFGKYQHDTVGEHVARLARFLRARGLTILIDENTARVLPEAVAPSRPLDAIGREIDLGIVIGGDGTLLHVARVLSAAGVPIIGVNQGRLGFLTDIPLAEMEREIGRILDGDYQAEQRLLLAAEIMRKGRIAHTARAFNDVIISKGELARLIEWETYIGGEFVNSARGDGIIVASPTGSTAYAMSAGGPILQPTLPALALVPICPHTLSNRPIVVSSDSIIEIVMIGLAGSHAHVTFDGQLHHTLEDNDRIYVRRADHPVELIHPSGRSHYDTLREKLHWGAKY, encoded by the coding sequence ATGAAAAAGCCCATAACCAAGGTCGGCCTCTTCGGGAAGTACCAGCACGATACGGTGGGCGAGCACGTCGCCCGCCTGGCCCGCTTCCTCCGAGCCCGGGGTCTCACGATCCTGATCGACGAAAATACGGCCCGGGTCCTGCCCGAGGCCGTCGCGCCCTCCCGGCCGCTCGACGCGATCGGCCGGGAGATCGACCTCGGTATCGTCATCGGGGGCGACGGGACCCTCCTGCACGTCGCCCGGGTGCTGTCCGCCGCCGGCGTTCCGATTATCGGGGTCAATCAGGGTCGCCTCGGCTTTCTCACCGATATTCCGCTCGCCGAGATGGAGCGCGAGATCGGGCGCATTCTGGACGGCGATTACCAGGCCGAGCAGCGCCTCCTGCTCGCCGCCGAAATCATGCGCAAGGGCCGTATTGCCCACACCGCCCGCGCGTTCAACGACGTCATCATCAGCAAGGGCGAGCTCGCGCGCCTGATCGAGTGGGAGACCTATATCGGCGGCGAGTTCGTAAACAGCGCGCGCGGCGACGGCATCATCGTCGCGAGCCCGACCGGGTCCACCGCCTACGCCATGTCCGCCGGCGGCCCGATCCTCCAGCCCACGTTGCCCGCGCTCGCGCTCGTTCCGATCTGCCCGCATACCCTCTCGAACCGGCCGATCGTGGTTTCGAGCGACTCGATCATCGAGATCGTGATGATCGGACTGGCCGGCAGCCACGCGCACGTCACGTTCGACGGGCAGCTCCACCACACGCTCGAAGACAACGATCGCATCTACGTCCGGCGCGCCGATCATCCGGTCGAGCTCATACATCCCTCCGGCCGCAGCCACTACGACACGCTGCGCGAGAAACTGCATTGGGGAGCGAAGTACTGA
- the recN gene encoding DNA repair protein RecN, giving the protein MLGSLYVRDIAIVKGLDLEFGDGLTVLTGETGAGKSILIDALALVLGGRADAGIVRPGAGRAEVSASFALAPGSEAAAWLEAHELAAGGDCVLRRVIERDRPSKGFINGRPVPIQMLRELGEHLVDIHGQHEHQSLLRRDAQRQILDDYAGLADALAQVRERYDEIRALEARLQALKQQSADRGARLELLQHQVKELEALALKPDEIPEIEEEHSRLANGAELLEGAQSAVQALYEDDESSVSQLLAKVTGRLEGLAHFDARLGEAVALLNEAGIRVDEAASRLHHYLDGLELDPGRLQWLEARLGAIHDLARKHRLRPEELPALLDRLRTELADVEDIDGNLARLESSLGEARKAYADVARRVSRGRKQAATRLARAITERMQELGMGGGRFEIELAPLPDGEIAAHGVERIEFLVTANPGLPLKPLAKVASGGELSRISLALQVVTARLGRIPTLVFDEVDVGVGGRVAEIVGRELRTLGANRQVLCITHLPQVAALGQHHLQAAKLPQDGSTVVEVKRLKNAERVQEIARMLGGLEISKKTIAHAQDMLARAAS; this is encoded by the coding sequence ATGCTCGGGTCCCTCTACGTCCGCGACATCGCGATCGTCAAAGGCCTCGATCTCGAGTTCGGGGACGGTCTGACGGTCCTGACCGGCGAGACCGGGGCCGGCAAGTCGATCCTGATCGACGCCCTCGCGCTCGTGCTCGGCGGTCGTGCGGACGCGGGTATCGTTCGCCCCGGCGCCGGCCGCGCGGAGGTGTCGGCCAGCTTCGCCCTCGCGCCGGGCAGCGAGGCGGCGGCATGGCTCGAGGCCCACGAGCTCGCCGCCGGCGGCGACTGCGTGCTGCGCCGCGTCATCGAGCGAGACCGCCCGTCGAAGGGTTTCATCAACGGCCGGCCCGTGCCGATACAGATGCTGCGCGAGCTCGGCGAGCACCTCGTCGACATACACGGGCAGCACGAACACCAGTCGCTGCTGCGCCGCGACGCGCAACGCCAGATCCTGGACGACTACGCCGGGCTCGCCGACGCGCTCGCGCAGGTGCGCGAACGTTACGACGAGATCCGCGCTCTCGAGGCGCGGCTTCAGGCGCTGAAGCAGCAGTCCGCCGATCGCGGGGCGCGCCTGGAGCTCCTGCAGCACCAGGTGAAGGAGCTCGAGGCCCTGGCGCTCAAGCCTGACGAAATCCCGGAGATCGAGGAGGAGCATTCCCGGCTCGCTAACGGCGCGGAGCTCCTGGAAGGCGCGCAGTCGGCGGTGCAGGCGCTCTACGAGGACGACGAATCCTCCGTGTCGCAGCTCCTCGCGAAGGTCACCGGCCGGCTGGAGGGCCTCGCGCACTTCGACGCGCGCCTCGGCGAGGCCGTCGCGCTGCTCAACGAGGCGGGGATTCGCGTCGACGAGGCGGCTTCGCGCCTGCACCACTATCTCGACGGCCTGGAACTGGATCCCGGCCGGCTGCAATGGCTCGAGGCGCGACTCGGCGCGATACACGATCTGGCGCGCAAGCACCGTCTGCGTCCGGAGGAGCTGCCCGCGCTTCTCGATCGCCTGCGCACCGAGCTGGCGGACGTCGAGGACATCGACGGCAACCTCGCGCGCCTGGAGAGCTCCCTGGGGGAGGCGCGCAAGGCCTACGCCGACGTCGCCCGACGCGTGTCGCGCGGGCGCAAGCAGGCGGCGACCAGGCTCGCCCGCGCGATCACCGAGCGCATGCAGGAGCTCGGGATGGGCGGCGGGCGCTTCGAGATCGAGCTCGCGCCGCTTCCCGACGGCGAGATTGCCGCGCACGGGGTCGAGCGCATCGAGTTCCTGGTGACCGCCAATCCCGGGCTCCCGCTCAAGCCCCTCGCCAAGGTCGCCTCCGGCGGCGAGCTCTCCCGCATCAGCCTCGCGCTGCAGGTCGTCACCGCGCGCCTCGGGCGCATCCCGACCCTCGTGTTCGACGAAGTGGATGTGGGCGTCGGCGGGCGCGTGGCGGAGATCGTGGGACGCGAGCTGCGGACGCTCGGCGCGAACCGCCAGGTGCTCTGTATCACCCATCTTCCCCAGGTCGCAGCGCTGGGGCAGCATCATCTCCAGGCCGCGAAGCTGCCGCAGGACGGGTCGACCGTCGTCGAGGTCAAACGGCTCAAGAACGCCGAACGGGTGCAGGAGATCGCGCGCATGCTCGGCGGCCTCGAGATCAGCAAGAAGACGATCGCTCACGCGCAGGACATGCTCGCCCGTGCCGCCTCCTGA
- a CDS encoding N-acetyltransferase, with the protein MPPPEPNARPGPTPTVRPAAIGDVPEIHHLLEQYAQQGNLLPRTMNELYRHLRDFFVVEIDGRVAACGALEIFTESLGEIRSLVVHDDYKGRGFGRLLVGRLIEEARAIGLRRLMALTYVPGFFHKLGFKTVPKDTLPEKVWGICVKCYKYNHCDEIAVLIELR; encoded by the coding sequence GTGCCGCCTCCTGAGCCGAACGCCCGCCCCGGTCCCACGCCGACGGTGCGTCCGGCGGCCATCGGCGACGTGCCGGAGATCCATCATCTGCTCGAGCAGTACGCGCAGCAGGGAAACCTCCTGCCGCGGACCATGAACGAGCTCTACCGGCACTTGCGCGACTTCTTCGTCGTGGAGATCGACGGGCGCGTCGCCGCGTGCGGCGCGCTGGAGATCTTCACCGAGTCGCTGGGCGAGATTCGTTCTCTCGTCGTCCACGACGATTACAAGGGCCGGGGATTCGGCCGGTTGCTCGTGGGGCGCCTGATCGAGGAGGCGCGCGCGATCGGGCTCAGGCGCCTCATGGCGCTGACGTACGTACCGGGTTTCTTCCACAAGCTCGGCTTCAAGACGGTCCCCAAGGACACCCTGCCGGAAAAGGTCTGGGGCATCTGCGTGAAGTGCTACAAGTACAACCACTGCGACGAGATCGCGGTGCTCATCGAGCTGCGCTAG
- a CDS encoding metal ABC transporter substrate-binding protein, whose translation MKRLILALLLLAPLAPAHAALNVFACEPEWAALVAELAGERAKVYSATTARQDPHRIEARPSLIARVRRADLVVCTGAELEIGWLPLLLRQAGNARVQPGQAGYFEAAAVVERLDVPTTVDRAMGDVHASGNPHVHTDPRRIARIAEHLSARLAGLDPANAQAYRDRLADFSRRWSEALDRWSARAAPLRGVRVVAHHKDWVYLYEWLGMESAGYLEVKPGIPPSAAHLAALKVELAAQPARLVLRTPYQDPRASEWLAQQTGVVPVELPYTAGGTPGTADLFGLVEVTVERLLAGLQ comes from the coding sequence ATGAAGCGCCTGATACTCGCACTCCTGCTGCTTGCCCCGCTCGCGCCGGCGCACGCCGCGCTCAACGTTTTCGCCTGCGAACCGGAGTGGGCGGCGCTCGTCGCCGAGCTGGCCGGGGAGCGCGCGAAGGTGTATTCCGCGACCACCGCCCGGCAGGATCCGCACCGCATCGAGGCGCGCCCGAGCCTGATCGCGCGGGTGCGCCGCGCCGATCTCGTCGTGTGCACCGGCGCGGAGCTCGAGATCGGTTGGCTGCCCCTGCTGCTGCGTCAGGCCGGCAACGCCCGGGTCCAGCCCGGCCAAGCCGGCTACTTCGAGGCGGCGGCCGTGGTCGAGCGCCTCGACGTGCCGACGACGGTCGACCGCGCCATGGGCGACGTGCACGCCAGCGGCAACCCGCACGTGCACACGGACCCGCGGCGCATCGCGCGCATCGCCGAGCACCTGAGCGCGCGCCTCGCCGGGCTCGACCCGGCGAACGCGCAGGCGTACCGCGACCGCCTCGCGGACTTCTCGCGCCGCTGGTCGGAGGCGCTCGATCGCTGGAGCGCGCGTGCCGCGCCGCTGCGCGGCGTGCGCGTCGTGGCGCATCACAAGGACTGGGTCTATCTCTACGAGTGGCTGGGGATGGAATCCGCGGGGTATCTCGAGGTGAAACCCGGCATCCCGCCAAGCGCGGCGCATCTCGCCGCGCTCAAGGTCGAGCTGGCCGCGCAGCCGGCACGCCTGGTTCTGCGCACCCCCTACCAGGATCCGCGTGCGTCCGAGTGGCTGGCGCAGCAGACCGGCGTCGTGCCGGTCGAGCTGCCTTACACCGCAGGCGGAACACCGGGGACCGCCGACCTCTTCGGTCTCGTCGAGGTCACCGTGGAACGGCTGCTGGCCGGGCTGCAATGA